In the Candidatus Cloacimonas acidaminovorans str. Evry genome, one interval contains:
- a CDS encoding phosphoglycerate kinase has translation MTKIANMLDADLKGKVCLVRMDHNVVKNGIIKDTMRIDATIPTLLHIYKKGGLPVLMTHIGRPFDKKTGIINISEGDSVLPVVQYLENKFQLQGLIPDCKAESKIGITDIAPIGKAVQALKKGAADFVYLPNIRWFKGEEAKDESADIFAQSLANYADVYINDAFGSWQAHSSTYNIAKFLPSYAGLLMQKEIANLNKVFEPQRPFLAIVAGAKFDTKIGPLSSLIKIADKLILGGVIYNAYLCSKYKIQIEGVTKEDIEFANKFIIDSKDYLDKIVELPIIIENEGIEKRQGTKELEVQTLKPGTKLNYVLDTSAENFTREEIKKVFQEAGTIFVNAVMGFTALYPEGSMAMYSLIDQCPKAIKLFGGGDTIQDFKEYLPGIFAMAQNDPSYYFFTGGGAILDAIQQGSPYGMKPVQMLIKE, from the coding sequence ATGACCAAGATAGCTAATATGCTGGATGCCGATTTAAAAGGTAAGGTCTGTTTAGTGCGGATGGATCATAATGTAGTTAAAAATGGCATCATCAAGGATACTATGCGCATTGATGCCACAATTCCTACCTTGCTGCATATTTACAAAAAAGGCGGTTTGCCTGTTTTGATGACGCATATAGGCAGACCCTTTGATAAGAAGACGGGTATTATTAACATTTCCGAAGGAGATTCTGTTCTGCCTGTAGTTCAATATTTGGAGAATAAATTCCAACTGCAGGGTCTAATTCCGGATTGTAAAGCGGAAAGCAAGATCGGAATAACGGATATAGCTCCTATCGGCAAAGCTGTTCAGGCACTAAAAAAGGGAGCAGCAGATTTTGTTTATTTGCCTAATATCCGTTGGTTTAAAGGGGAAGAGGCAAAAGATGAAAGTGCAGATATTTTTGCCCAAAGTTTAGCTAACTATGCCGATGTGTATATTAACGATGCTTTCGGTTCCTGGCAGGCGCATAGCAGCACCTATAATATTGCCAAATTTCTTCCCTCTTATGCGGGATTGCTAATGCAGAAAGAAATAGCGAATTTAAATAAGGTGTTTGAGCCCCAGCGTCCTTTTTTGGCTATCGTTGCGGGTGCCAAGTTTGATACTAAAATAGGACCTCTTTCCTCTCTGATAAAAATAGCCGATAAGCTGATTTTAGGAGGGGTAATTTATAATGCGTATCTTTGCAGTAAATATAAAATCCAAATTGAAGGTGTTACAAAAGAAGATATTGAATTTGCCAATAAGTTTATCATTGATAGCAAGGACTACCTTGATAAGATAGTGGAATTGCCTATAATTATAGAAAATGAGGGAATAGAAAAAAGACAGGGGACAAAAGAACTGGAGGTTCAAACCCTCAAGCCGGGAACGAAACTAAATTATGTTCTGGATACAAGCGCTGAAAATTTTACCCGCGAAGAAATTAAAAAGGTATTTCAGGAAGCAGGAACTATCTTTGTGAATGCTGTTATGGGTTTCACAGCTCTTTATCCTGAGGGTTCTATGGCTATGTATTCATTGATTGACCAATGCCCAAAAGCAATCAAACTCTTTGGTGGAGGTGATACAATTCAGGATTTTAAAGAATATCTTCCCGGAATATTTGCCATGGCACAAAATGACCCGAGCTATTATTTCTTCACCGGTGGCGGAGCAATTTTGGATGCTATTCAGCAGGGTTCACCGTATGGAATGAAACCGGTGCAGATGCTGATAAAAGAATGA
- a CDS encoding methylmalonyl-CoA mutase family protein, whose amino-acid sequence MDSEIKLNLLQEFPPPSFEEWLQVVQAGLKGADFDKVLKTKTTEGITLQPIYRQEDIEGIPFLGSQPGSSPFVRGNNPLRFLTEGWLIAQNHTETDLKILNQKLLKELNQGLTAVNITLSNKSSTEGVKIQNLADWETLLEGINLQAAPLFMQLGIEDTEILITFVQYAVKQNIELKSLEAGIGLDYIGELAEKGYLPCTLADAEQKLAEIVKWNVEKMPRNRIISIDTSIYEEAGASSVQELAFALATAIYYLRQLLNSGLTIEQVAPLLQVKLALGSNFFIEIAKVRALRLLWAEMIKSFGGEEDKQKVWVHGKTAKFNKTIYDIYVNVLRTTTESFAGVIGGVDSLEIGCFNELIAQPDEFSTRLARNQQIILKEEAHFDKVIDPAGGCYYIEWLTNELAKSAWQLMQEIEGKGGMLEYVTKGELHQEVETIVRERIEAVNKRKNIFVGINMYANPEEKLPTLQRDDKPVSKEDKAFILKDGALPKHRAVEEIECLRRQIEASQSNKKIFLLNLGTLADYKARADFALNFFPVGGLEVIYPNGFNTVEEAVTAAEKSGASVFCICSTDENYVSIVPEICTKMKGKILILAGYPADKIEEYKQAGINCFIHLKADVVSTLRDLAKQMEVLK is encoded by the coding sequence GTGGACAGTGAAATTAAGTTAAACCTGCTGCAGGAATTTCCTCCTCCCAGTTTTGAGGAATGGCTGCAGGTAGTGCAAGCAGGACTGAAAGGTGCGGACTTTGATAAAGTTCTGAAAACCAAAACCACGGAAGGAATAACCCTGCAACCAATCTATCGTCAAGAAGACATAGAAGGTATTCCTTTTTTAGGAAGCCAACCGGGAAGCAGTCCTTTTGTGCGTGGCAATAATCCCCTCCGTTTTTTAACCGAGGGGTGGTTAATTGCTCAAAACCATACGGAGACAGACCTGAAAATACTAAACCAAAAACTGTTGAAAGAATTGAATCAGGGCTTGACGGCTGTAAATATTACATTGAGTAATAAGAGCTCCACAGAAGGGGTAAAAATACAGAACTTGGCTGATTGGGAAACACTTTTGGAAGGAATAAATCTGCAAGCCGCTCCACTCTTTATGCAATTGGGGATTGAGGATACGGAAATTCTCATAACATTTGTACAATATGCGGTCAAACAAAACATAGAGCTGAAATCCTTGGAGGCAGGCATAGGACTGGATTATATCGGTGAATTGGCAGAAAAAGGTTATCTGCCTTGCACTTTGGCGGATGCGGAGCAGAAATTGGCAGAAATAGTAAAATGGAATGTAGAAAAAATGCCCCGGAACAGGATTATCAGCATAGATACCTCTATTTATGAAGAGGCAGGTGCTTCCAGTGTTCAGGAACTGGCTTTTGCTTTAGCTACTGCAATTTATTATTTAAGACAATTACTGAATTCCGGTTTGACGATAGAGCAGGTAGCACCTTTATTGCAAGTAAAATTAGCTCTTGGTTCCAATTTCTTTATAGAAATAGCCAAAGTGCGAGCTCTGCGTTTACTTTGGGCGGAAATGATTAAGTCCTTCGGTGGGGAAGAGGATAAACAGAAGGTTTGGGTTCACGGGAAGACAGCTAAGTTCAACAAGACAATTTACGACATCTATGTAAATGTGTTAAGAACAACAACCGAGAGCTTTGCCGGGGTTATTGGAGGTGTAGATAGCTTGGAAATTGGCTGTTTTAATGAACTAATCGCTCAGCCGGATGAATTTTCTACCCGTTTAGCAAGAAATCAGCAGATTATTTTAAAAGAAGAGGCACATTTTGATAAAGTGATTGACCCAGCAGGGGGTTGTTACTATATAGAATGGCTAACCAATGAACTGGCAAAAAGTGCCTGGCAACTAATGCAGGAAATTGAAGGCAAAGGTGGAATGCTGGAATATGTGACTAAAGGAGAACTTCATCAGGAAGTTGAAACAATTGTTAGGGAAAGAATAGAAGCAGTGAATAAAAGGAAAAACATCTTTGTGGGCATTAATATGTATGCCAATCCTGAAGAGAAATTGCCTACCTTACAAAGGGATGATAAACCTGTTTCAAAAGAAGATAAAGCTTTTATTCTGAAAGATGGAGCATTACCGAAGCATAGAGCTGTAGAAGAAATAGAATGTTTAAGAAGGCAAATTGAAGCAAGCCAATCCAATAAAAAGATATTTTTGCTGAATCTGGGAACTTTAGCTGACTACAAAGCCAGAGCTGATTTTGCCCTCAATTTCTTTCCTGTGGGTGGTTTGGAAGTTATTTATCCCAATGGCTTTAATACAGTTGAGGAAGCAGTAACAGCAGCAGAAAAATCTGGTGCCAGTGTCTTTTGTATTTGTTCCACGGATGAGAATTATGTTAGCATAGTTCCCGAAATATGTACTAAAATGAAGGGTAAGATATTAATTTTAGCTGGTTATCCAGCAGATAAAATTGAGGAATATAAGCAGGCAGGAATAAATTGTTTTATTCACCTTAAAGCGGATGTGGTATCTACTTTACGGGATTTGGCAAAACAGATGGAGGTGCTAAAATGA
- the scpA gene encoding methylmalonyl-CoA mutase: protein MKNPDFLQINPDFSAPEKPKPKLNFSWKTNEQIEVKPLYTKDDIISTEHLDYLSGLPPFLRGPYPTMYIQRPWTIRQYAGFSTAEESNAFYRRNLAMGQKGLSIAFDLPTHRGYDSDHPRVIGDVGKAGVAVDSILDMKILFDQIPLDQMSVSMTMNGAVIPIMAFYIVAAEEQGVPPQALNGTIQNDILKEYMVRNTYIYPPEPSMRIIADILSYTAKNMPKFNSISISGYHIHEAGATADLEMAYTLADGLEYVRTALKAGLDIDVIAPRLSFFWAEGMNYFMEVAKLRGARVLWAKIIKQFNPKNPKSMALRTHSQTSGWSLTEQDPYNNITRTCIEALAATMGHTQSLHTNSLDEAIALPTDFSARIARNTQLYLQNETGICRVIDPWAGSYYVEFLTDALMKSAWKHIIEVENLGGMAKAIETGLPKMRIEEAAARRQAKIDSGADIIVGVNKYPPETEIPIEILEVDNSAVRDTQIARLEKLRRERNSEEVEKALQAITKSAETGEGNLLELAIDAARKRATLGEISYAMEKVWGRHQEAIRLINNVYSSEYTKMDEIEQVRVLTDKFAQQEGRRPRILVAKMGQDGHDRGAKVVATAFADMGFDVDVGPLFQTPEETARQAVENDVHIIGISSLAGGHKTLLPKLMEELKKYGREDIMVTVGGVIPPQDYEFLYQNGASFIFGPGTKLPESAKQIMEKLLARGNE from the coding sequence ATGAAAAACCCCGATTTTCTGCAAATAAATCCCGATTTTAGCGCTCCAGAAAAGCCGAAACCTAAGCTCAATTTCAGCTGGAAAACCAATGAGCAGATAGAAGTGAAACCTCTATATACAAAAGACGATATCATTTCTACGGAACATTTGGATTATTTATCCGGTTTACCGCCTTTTTTAAGAGGTCCCTATCCTACAATGTATATTCAAAGACCTTGGACGATTCGTCAATATGCCGGTTTTTCCACTGCCGAAGAAAGCAATGCCTTTTATCGCAGAAATTTGGCTATGGGACAGAAAGGTCTTTCCATCGCCTTTGATTTACCGACGCATAGGGGTTACGATTCAGACCATCCACGCGTGATTGGAGATGTAGGAAAAGCAGGAGTGGCAGTAGATTCCATTCTGGATATGAAAATCCTTTTTGACCAGATTCCGCTTGATCAGATGAGTGTTTCAATGACAATGAACGGAGCCGTAATTCCGATTATGGCTTTTTATATTGTTGCTGCAGAAGAACAGGGTGTGCCACCCCAGGCATTGAACGGAACTATTCAGAATGATATTTTGAAAGAATATATGGTGAGAAATACTTATATTTATCCTCCAGAACCCTCAATGCGTATAATAGCAGATATTTTAAGCTACACGGCAAAAAATATGCCTAAGTTCAATAGTATCAGCATTTCCGGCTATCATATACATGAAGCGGGAGCAACTGCCGATTTGGAAATGGCTTATACCTTAGCAGACGGTTTAGAATATGTGCGGACAGCTTTGAAAGCCGGATTGGATATAGATGTTATAGCTCCACGTCTTTCCTTCTTTTGGGCAGAAGGAATGAACTATTTTATGGAAGTGGCAAAATTACGTGGTGCCAGAGTTCTTTGGGCAAAAATAATTAAGCAGTTTAACCCTAAAAATCCGAAATCAATGGCTTTAAGAACACATAGCCAAACCTCCGGTTGGAGTTTAACAGAACAAGACCCCTATAATAATATCACCAGAACTTGCATTGAAGCATTAGCCGCTACAATGGGTCATACGCAATCCCTGCATACTAATTCTTTGGATGAAGCAATTGCTTTGCCGACTGATTTTTCTGCCAGAATTGCCAGAAACACACAGCTCTATTTACAAAATGAAACCGGAATTTGCAGAGTGATAGACCCTTGGGCTGGTTCCTATTATGTGGAATTTTTAACCGATGCTTTAATGAAAAGTGCCTGGAAACATATTATAGAAGTGGAAAACCTGGGTGGAATGGCAAAAGCGATTGAAACAGGGCTTCCTAAAATGAGGATCGAAGAAGCAGCTGCCAGAAGGCAGGCAAAGATTGATTCCGGAGCCGATATTATTGTAGGTGTGAATAAATATCCTCCTGAAACCGAAATCCCTATTGAAATTTTGGAAGTGGATAACTCCGCAGTAAGGGATACACAAATTGCCCGTTTGGAAAAATTACGCCGAGAACGCAATAGTGAAGAAGTGGAAAAAGCACTGCAGGCAATTACCAAAAGTGCCGAAACAGGTGAAGGAAACCTTTTGGAACTGGCAATTGATGCAGCCAGAAAAAGAGCTACCTTAGGTGAAATATCCTACGCTATGGAAAAAGTTTGGGGTCGTCACCAGGAAGCCATTCGTTTAATTAATAATGTTTATAGCAGTGAGTACACAAAAATGGATGAAATTGAACAAGTTCGGGTTTTAACCGACAAATTCGCTCAACAGGAAGGCAGAAGACCTCGTATTTTAGTTGCTAAAATGGGTCAGGATGGTCATGATCGTGGTGCTAAAGTAGTAGCTACTGCCTTTGCCGATATGGGTTTTGATGTGGATGTAGGTCCTCTATTTCAGACCCCTGAAGAAACAGCGCGTCAGGCAGTGGAAAATGATGTGCATATAATTGGTATCAGTTCTCTGGCAGGAGGGCATAAAACACTTTTACCCAAGCTGATGGAAGAGCTGAAAAAATATGGCAGGGAAGATATAATGGTAACCGTTGGAGGGGTTATTCCTCCGCAGGATTATGAGTTTCTCTATCAAAATGGTGCCTCTTTTATTTTTGGCCCGGGAACTAAACTGCCTGAATCAGCCAAACAAATTATGGAAAAGCTTTTGGCACGCGGGAATGAGTAA
- the meaB gene encoding methylmalonyl Co-A mutase-associated GTPase MeaB: MSKKRKPEWTPVNSGKEFASEIVTGTKKLKTKTAPPLKEKNYDLKTLVKGVREGNRTLLAKAITLIESNAEKHFLPAQELIKELLPYSGNSIRIGITGVPGAGKSTFIENFGLYLIEQGHKVAVLAIDPSSTISKGSILGDKTRMELLSRNPKSFIRPSPSAGILGGVARKTRETIILCESAGYDVILIETVGVGQSETTVRSMVDFFLLMQIAGAGDELQGIKRGIIELADLIVINKADGDNIARTELAKRELQNVLHYIRNSTEGWQTKVVTSSALNKIGLKEIWELITEFQKLTKQSSVFAKRRAQQNTQWFENLIAEAVLHRFYQQEKVKELLPRLKEEVAKGKMPVALAVDTLLKNEKSEE, encoded by the coding sequence ATGAGTAAAAAACGCAAACCGGAATGGACGCCTGTTAATAGCGGAAAAGAATTTGCCAGCGAAATAGTGACAGGAACAAAAAAACTGAAAACTAAAACCGCACCTCCGCTTAAAGAAAAGAATTATGACCTGAAAACGCTGGTGAAAGGAGTCCGGGAAGGGAATAGGACTTTACTTGCCAAAGCCATAACTTTAATAGAAAGCAATGCCGAAAAGCACTTTTTACCTGCACAAGAACTGATTAAAGAACTTCTGCCTTATTCCGGAAATTCCATTCGCATTGGCATAACGGGAGTTCCTGGAGCAGGGAAAAGCACTTTTATAGAAAATTTTGGCTTGTATTTAATTGAGCAGGGTCATAAAGTAGCTGTTTTAGCTATAGACCCCAGTTCCACTATCAGCAAAGGTAGTATTTTAGGCGATAAAACAAGGATGGAATTACTTTCCCGTAATCCCAAAAGTTTTATTCGTCCTTCTCCCAGTGCTGGAATTTTAGGTGGAGTAGCCAGAAAAACAAGAGAAACAATTATCCTTTGTGAATCCGCAGGTTATGATGTAATTTTAATTGAAACCGTAGGAGTTGGTCAATCGGAAACTACTGTCCGTTCAATGGTAGATTTCTTTTTACTGATGCAGATTGCAGGTGCGGGCGATGAACTTCAAGGCATTAAAAGAGGGATTATTGAACTGGCGGATTTAATAGTAATCAATAAAGCTGATGGGGATAATATTGCCAGAACGGAACTTGCCAAAAGAGAACTGCAAAATGTTTTGCATTATATCAGAAATTCAACCGAGGGCTGGCAAACCAAAGTAGTTACCTCTTCTGCTTTAAATAAAATTGGTTTAAAGGAAATCTGGGAACTGATAACCGAATTTCAAAAACTTACAAAACAAAGCAGTGTTTTTGCCAAACGCAGAGCACAACAAAACACTCAGTGGTTTGAAAACCTGATTGCGGAGGCAGTTTTGCATCGCTTTTACCAACAGGAAAAAGTGAAGGAATTATTGCCCCGGTTGAAAGAAGAAGTAGCAAAAGGGAAAATGCCGGTAGCATTAGCAGTGGATACTCTTTTGAAAAATGAAAAAAGTGAAGAATGA
- a CDS encoding SpoIIE family protein phosphatase, with translation MKQRQEKRGLAYQIIVFIFISLFLIFTAFIGITRILFSHIMMENAQETVSHLANETTYQIESRLTNVVDISRTILTLYHYNHFERNKLDSILHDWVYEFETLEAITIAYAPSYYQEGYSRTIFHSHNRAVYQELHPADYQYLDWFQIPFELKSKYWTEPWYDATATQETVISYCLPLFAEGNCVGIMRLDTKLSALQKIVSPLKLKHSGYAFLVSSIGTIITHPADSLTFNESIFSLAEATNDKNLRQIGKKMINGNIDFVRLQDNAVFGDSWLYYCPLLTNNWSLGIIIPHKDVVGDLNLLLIIQTLFSLIIFLTISFIVYYRTLSVSRPIRLFTEVAERIGQGDFDAKLPKTGNSYEIDRLILAFEKMQESLKDYIKNLEITNAEKNRIETEVKIASEIQRKLIPENTLQPYEIKELRCYGILEPAGDIGGDLYDFFPIDKSHFLFVIADVAGKGIVASMTMTMVSTYLRTVSTYHYTASEIMQNLNNFLCKQTSASNFVTALLGIINLKNGELEFSNAGHTPMIIRKTDLSYKIFTETHSYPLGIFANREIGSMTIKLEKGEEIILVTDGVTETMNATEDFLGLKGLENIIKNLSSTNPEQTVRQILQHVHSFAQNTPQKDDITILVIDYKKSED, from the coding sequence ATGAAACAAAGACAAGAAAAACGCGGACTGGCATATCAGATAATTGTTTTCATCTTTATCTCCCTATTTCTTATTTTTACAGCGTTTATTGGCATAACCAGAATTCTCTTTTCTCATATAATGATGGAAAATGCTCAAGAAACAGTTAGTCACTTGGCAAATGAAACAACCTATCAAATTGAAAGCCGCCTAACCAATGTTGTAGATATCTCGCGCACAATTTTAACGCTATACCATTATAACCATTTTGAAAGAAATAAATTGGATTCTATCCTGCACGATTGGGTTTATGAATTTGAAACCCTGGAAGCAATAACTATTGCTTATGCTCCTTCCTATTATCAAGAGGGTTATTCCCGCACTATTTTTCACTCTCACAACCGGGCTGTTTACCAGGAATTGCATCCTGCCGATTATCAATATCTGGATTGGTTTCAGATACCTTTTGAACTGAAAAGTAAATATTGGACAGAACCCTGGTATGATGCCACTGCTACCCAAGAAACTGTTATTTCCTATTGCCTACCTCTTTTTGCCGAAGGTAATTGCGTAGGAATTATGCGATTAGATACAAAGCTCTCCGCTTTGCAAAAAATTGTTTCTCCCTTAAAGCTGAAACATAGCGGTTATGCTTTTCTGGTTTCCAGTATTGGCACAATTATTACTCACCCTGCCGATTCCCTTACTTTTAATGAAAGCATTTTCAGTTTGGCGGAAGCAACAAATGATAAGAATTTAAGGCAAATCGGCAAAAAAATGATTAACGGGAATATTGATTTTGTGCGCTTACAGGATAACGCCGTTTTTGGCGATTCCTGGCTGTATTATTGCCCCCTGCTAACGAATAATTGGTCTTTAGGAATCATTATACCTCACAAAGATGTAGTGGGTGACCTCAATCTTTTGCTGATTATCCAAACTCTTTTCTCCCTAATCATCTTTCTCACTATATCCTTCATTGTTTATTATAGAACTTTAAGCGTTTCCAGACCCATCCGCCTTTTTACGGAAGTAGCTGAAAGAATTGGTCAGGGTGATTTTGATGCAAAACTCCCCAAAACTGGCAATAGCTATGAAATAGACCGCCTTATTCTGGCTTTTGAGAAAATGCAGGAATCTCTGAAGGACTATATTAAAAATCTGGAAATTACCAATGCGGAAAAAAATCGTATTGAAACAGAAGTAAAAATTGCTTCCGAAATTCAACGCAAGCTGATTCCGGAAAATACACTTCAGCCCTACGAAATAAAAGAACTTCGCTGTTATGGTATTCTGGAACCGGCAGGAGATATCGGTGGTGATTTATACGATTTCTTTCCTATAGATAAATCCCATTTTCTTTTTGTGATAGCCGATGTGGCAGGAAAAGGAATTGTTGCATCAATGACTATGACAATGGTCTCCACCTATTTGAGAACCGTTTCTACCTATCACTACACTGCAAGTGAAATAATGCAAAACCTGAATAATTTTCTCTGTAAACAAACCTCCGCTTCCAATTTTGTAACTGCCCTTTTGGGAATAATAAATCTGAAAAACGGAGAACTGGAATTTTCCAACGCAGGACACACCCCAATGATAATCAGAAAAACGGATTTGTCATATAAAATATTTACCGAAACCCATTCCTATCCCTTAGGCATTTTTGCCAATAGGGAAATTGGTTCTATGACTATTAAACTGGAAAAAGGTGAGGAAATAATTCTGGTAACCGATGGTGTAACCGAAACAATGAATGCCACAGAGGATTTTCTGGGATTGAAAGGTCTGGAAAATATCATTAAAAACCTTAGCTCCACCAATCCGGAACAAACCGTTAGGCAAATTTTGCAGCATGTGCATAGTTTTGCACAAAATACACCCCAGAAAGATGATATAACTATTCTGGTGATTGACTACAAAAAAAGTGAAGATTGA
- a CDS encoding ABC transporter substrate-binding protein, which yields MNNRQIIYLLIALMIAIFFFTSCKQETNVQPEIPEAEAANTAQKSSLFTIRYRPVWTAQAEFAGVYMAQKKGFYQNKGLNVIIQPGGIQYPPYENLQLGYSDIVQMSLLTAVKRDAENGNLINLAQITQRTSLMLVGKKSRGINSIPDFEGKKIGLWKTDDRLLSLIFLQQNKLNMDIVDLDITINLFLKDGIDVMNVMRYNEYHQILQAGIDPEDLFSVAFADIGLNVADNGLYTTREFYTKHPKQCRDFASATIQGWLYALNNQEETVSTVLEVMHQYHLPANRPHQKWMLKEICQDFTVHKNQEGILQESDFNKAKKLLTDQNIPATQQTYKSFFPR from the coding sequence ATGAATAACAGGCAAATAATCTATCTGTTAATAGCTTTGATGATAGCCATTTTCTTTTTCACAAGTTGTAAGCAAGAAACAAATGTGCAACCTGAAATTCCCGAAGCGGAAGCCGCAAATACAGCCCAAAAGTCCTCCCTGTTTACAATTCGTTACCGTCCCGTCTGGACAGCTCAAGCCGAATTTGCTGGTGTTTATATGGCACAGAAGAAAGGTTTTTATCAAAATAAGGGCTTAAATGTAATTATCCAACCTGGCGGAATACAATATCCTCCCTACGAAAATTTGCAGCTGGGCTATAGTGATATTGTGCAGATGTCGTTATTAACAGCGGTAAAAAGGGATGCCGAAAACGGTAATTTAATAAACCTGGCACAAATTACTCAGCGCACTTCTTTAATGCTGGTGGGGAAAAAATCCCGCGGCATAAATTCCATACCCGATTTTGAAGGAAAAAAGATTGGACTGTGGAAAACGGATGACCGCTTGCTATCCTTGATTTTTTTACAGCAGAACAAACTGAATATGGATATTGTGGATTTGGATATCACTATCAATCTCTTCCTGAAAGACGGCATAGATGTTATGAATGTAATGCGTTATAATGAATACCATCAAATTTTACAAGCGGGAATTGATCCGGAGGATTTATTTTCCGTTGCCTTTGCCGATATCGGATTAAATGTAGCTGATAATGGACTTTATACCACCCGTGAATTTTATACTAAACATCCGAAACAATGTCGTGATTTTGCCTCTGCCACAATTCAGGGCTGGTTGTATGCTCTTAACAATCAGGAAGAAACTGTCTCCACTGTCTTAGAAGTTATGCATCAATACCATCTTCCGGCAAATAGACCCCACCAAAAATGGATGCTAAAGGAAATATGCCAGGATTTTACGGTGCATAAAAATCAGGAAGGTATTCTGCAGGAAAGCGATTTTAATAAAGCCAAAAAACTGCTTACCGACCAAAATATACCCGCAACCCAACAGACCTATAAGAGCTTTTTCCCCCGATGA